The Urocitellus parryii isolate mUroPar1 chromosome 6, mUroPar1.hap1, whole genome shotgun sequence genome includes a window with the following:
- the Ahsa1 gene encoding activator of 90 kDa heat shock protein ATPase homolog 1: MAKWGEGDPRWIVEERADATNVNNWHWTERDASNWSTEKLKTLFLAVKVQNEEGKCEVTEVSKLDGEASINNRKGKLIFFYEWNIKLNWTGTSKSGVQFKGHVEIPNLSDENSVDEVEISVSLAKDEPDTNLMALMKEEGVKLLREAMGIYISTLKTEFTQGMILPTVNGESVDPTAQPAPKTEERKTKSAPQKTQAKPVGVKIPTCKITLRETFLTSPEELYRVFTTQELVQAFTHAPAMLEADKGGKFHMVDGNVSGEFTDLVPEKHIAMKWRFKSWPEGHFATITLTFTDKSGETELCMEGRGIPAPEEERTRQGWQRYYFEGIKQTFGYGARLF; encoded by the exons ATGGCCAAGTGGGGTGAGGGCGACCCACGCTGGATCGTGGAGGAGCGGGCAGACGCCACCAACGTCAACAACTGGCACTG GACAGAGAGGGATGCTTCAAATTGGTCCACAGAAAAGCTGAAAACACTGTTCCTGGCAGTAAAGGTGCAAAATGAGGAAGGCAAGTGTGAGGTGACAGAAGTGAGTAAGCTTGATGGAGAGGCATCCATTAACAACCGAAAAGGCAAACTTATCTTCTTTTATGAATGGAACATCAAACTAAACTGGACAG GTACCTCCAAGTCAGGAGTTCAGTTCAAGGGACATGTGGAGATCCCCAATTTGTCGGATGAAAACAGCGTGGACGAAGTGGAG ATCAGTGTGAGCCTTGCCAAAGATGAGCCTGACACAAATCTCATGGCCTTAATGAAAGAAGAAGGGGTGAAACTTCTAAGAGAAGCAATGGGAATTTACATCAGCACCCTCAAAACAG AGTTCACCCAGGGCATGATCTTGCCAACAGTGAATGGAGAGTCAGTAGACCCAACAGCACAGCCAGCACCGAAAACCGAGGAGCGCAAG ACTAAGTCTGCTCCTCAAAAAACCCAGGCCAAACCTGTTGGTGTCAAAATCCCCACTTGTAAGATCACCCTTAGAGAAACCTTCTTGACATCACCAGAAGAACTCTATAGAGTGTTTACCACCCAAGAG ctggtTCAGGCCTTTACCCATGCTCCCGCAATGTTAGAAGCAGACAAAGGTGGGAAGTTTCACATGGTAGATGGCAACGTCTCTGGGGAGTTTACTGATCTG gtTCCTGAGAAACATATTGCAATGAAGTGGAGGTTTAAATCATGGCCAGAGG GACACTTTGCCACCATCACGTTGACCTTCACTGACAAGAGTGGAGAGACTGAGCTGTGCATGGAAGGCCGAGGCATCCCTGCTCCTGAGGAAGAGCGGACACGGCAGGGTTGGCAGCGGTACTACTTTGAAGGCATCAAACAGACCTTTGGCTATGGCGCACGCTTGTTTTAG
- the Ism2 gene encoding isthmin-2: MRRVLGRRAGLLLGAVMLAALLAAGRGVPLRKSRSRGPQPGSHARLAEASASPDLNSPGEEEIPLLPGTHLQAGPCQHRCQTLPEPTAWTPGKATSPKTLEDSPLLLELQKLPGMANTDLGTRNPNIQVTIEVVKDPQAEVEMDLLAEPSHRWPQDAPSQMPTKELFWPLFWSYLEDEEGDTGFRDRAPGEEKEVGEEEEDYLSEYSEGGDQEDADEDEVPWSGGATDGWSFRELDSYDYELQEEWSPWSPCTGNCSRGSQQRTRACGYACTATQTRTCDLPPCPGAENKDNLGFPSEGRQPLAHNATDLLGPDVDSCEKWLNCKSEFLDKYVSQVLRDLPSCPCAYPLEAVDSAVSLQDEHQGRSFRWRDASGPHERLDVYQPTARFCLRSLLSGGSSTLAAQHCCYDEGSRLLTRGKGAGAPDLVSTDFSPELHFKVDKLPWILCKGDWSRYHAVRPPNNGRACADNPPEEEYLAQLQEAKEY, from the exons ATGCGTCGAGTCCTCGGGCGGCGGGCGGGACTCCTGCTCGGCGCCGTGATGCTGGCGGCGCTGCTGGCCGCGGGCCGAGGGGTGCCCCTGAGGAAGTCTCGGAGCCGCGGCCCCCAGCCCGGGAGCCACGCGCGGCTGGCGGAG GCCTCTGCTTCCCCAGATCTCAACTCTCCTGGAGAAGAGGAGATACCACTGCTCCCTGGAACCCACCTGCAGGCAGGGCCATGCCAGCACAGGTGCCAGACTCTCCCAGAGCCAACAGCCTGGACCCCAGGCAAGGCCACCTCTCCCAAGACCCTGGAGGACAGTCCCTTGCTATTGGAGCTGCAGAAACTGCCAGGAATGGCCAACACAGACCTGGGCACCCGGAACCCCAACATCCAG GTGACCATCGAGGTGGTAAAGGACCCCCAGGCTGAGGTGGAGATGGACTTGCTGGCCGAGCCCAGTCATCGCTGGCCCCAGGATGCCCCCAGCCAGATGCCCACCAAAGAGCTCTTCTGGCCCCTCTTCTGGAGCTACCTGGAAGATGAGGAAGGGGACACTGGCTTCAGGGACAGAGCcccaggggaagagaaggaggtgggagaggaagaggaggattaCCTTTCCGAGTACAGTGAGGGCGGGGACCAGGAGGATGCCGACGAGGATGAGGTGCCTTGGTCTGGTGGGGCCACAGATGGCTGGTCCTTCAGGGAGCTCGACAGCTATG ACTACGAGCTTCAGGAGGAGTGGAGCCCCTGGTCTCCCTGCACTGGGAACTGCAGCCGCGGCAGCCAGCAGAGGACTCGGGCCTGTGGCTATGCCTGCACTGCCACCCAGACCCGTACCTGTGATTTGCCCCCCTGCCCTG GCGCTGAGAACAAGGACAACTTGGGCTTTCCCAGCGAGGGGCGGCAGCCCCTGGCCCACAATGCTACGGACTTGCTTGGCCCAG ATGTGGACAGCTGTGAGAAGTGGCTGAACTGCAAGAGCGAGTTCCTAGACAAGTACGTGAGCCAGGTGCTGCGGGACCTGCCCAGCTGCCCGTGTGCCTACCCGCTGGAGGCCGTGGATAGTGCCGTGAGCCTGCAGGACGAGCACCAGGGCCGCAGCTTCCGGTGGAGGGACGCCAGTGGCCCACACGAGCGCCTGGACGTCTACCAGCCCACGGCGCGTTTCTGCCTGCGCTCGCTGCTGTCGGGGGGCAGCAGCACGCTGGCCGCCCAGCACTGCTGCTACGACGAGGGCAGCCGGCTGCTGACCCGTGGCAAGGGCGCCGGGGCCCCGGACCTTGTCAGCACGGACTTCTCACCTGAGCTGCACTTCAAGGTGGACAAGCTGCCCTGGATCCTGTGTAAGGGGGACTGGAGCCGTTACCATGCTGTGCGGCCCCCCAACAATGGCCGGGCCTGCGCGGACAACCCCCCTGAGGAGGAGTATCTGGCCCAGTTGCAGGAGGCCAAGGAGTACTGA